A stretch of the Acanthochromis polyacanthus isolate Apoly-LR-REF ecotype Palm Island chromosome 22, KAUST_Apoly_ChrSc, whole genome shotgun sequence genome encodes the following:
- the LOC110962544 gene encoding chromosome alignment-maintaining phosphoprotein 1-like: MSVFIHTRGEAGGGVAAHLQCPHCGHFSRSHAHQLTHMAATHPACLDSVVVGRLGNILMYQSSARLFHCCDCFYTSRDFTKLYKHLVTKHCIPEDGGDGGDDRGKDAADRKSSVEVEEVEVEEEEEEAKEEVKKDVLMFDGGGYRCLICGRRNKLKALGVNHVVRKHDIPKAYASQAVTRDAAAANQMQLPEDDEVAGLSGELLKEEMEAMAKVIRFTSNRFVCLICGWKTKLRGFAISHVVRYHDVERPYGCKDCNRSFFLPSRLQQHVRASHRPGRYACPFCCFRSHFLGGFMRHCSRCNAREEGEDERGAAETAGGGAGEEEEEHDDEDAKQTRGARKRKRTERLVEEVEEDDEDDED, translated from the exons ATGTCGGTCTTCATACACACTCGCGGTGAGGCTGGCGGTGGCGTCGCTGCCCACCTCCAGTGCCCCCACTGTGGACACTTCTCCAGAAGCCACGCCCACCAGCTGACCCACATGGCGGCGACCCACCCCGCCTGCCTGGACTCCGTGGTGGTCGGTCGCCTCGGCAACATCCTGATGTACCAGAGCAGTGCCCGGCTGTTCCACTGCTGTGACTGCTTCTACACCAGCCGCGACTTCACCAAGCTCTACAAGCACCTGGTCACCAAGCACTGCATTCCCGAGGACGGAGGAGATGGAGGGGACGACAGGGGGAAGGATGCCGCTGACAGGAAGAGCAGCgtagaggtggaggaggtggaggtggaggaggaggaagaggaggcaaaGGAAGAGGTGAAGAAGGACGTGCTGATGTTCGACGGCGGCGGCTACCGCTGCCTGATCTGTGGCCGCAGGAACAAGCTGAAGGCGCTGGGCGTCAACCACGTGGTCCGCAAACACGACATCCCCAAAGCCTACGCCTCCCAGGCTGTCACACGGGACGCCGCCGCAGCCAATCAGATGCAGCTGCCAGAGGATGACGAGGTGGCTGGGCTGAGTGGCGAGCTGCTGAAGGAAGAGATGGAGGCCATGGCCAAAGTTATAAGATTCACCTCCAACCGCTTCGTCTGCCTGATCTGTGGCTGGAAGACCAAACTCAGAG gttTCGCCATCAGTCATGTGGTGCGTTACCATGACGTTGAGCGTCCCTACGGCTGCAAGGATTGCAATCGCAGCTTCTTCCTGCCCAGCCGGCTGCAGCAGCATGTCAGGGCGTCCCACCGGCCCGGACGCTACGCCTGTCCCTTCTGCTGCTTCAGGTCCCACTTCCTGGGAGGATTCATGAGGCACTGCAGCCGCTGCAACGCccgggaggagggggaggatgaaagaggagcagcagaaacagcaggaggaggagcaggggaggaggaggaggagcacgACGACGAAGACGCCAAGCAGACCAGAGGAGCCAGGAAACGAAAGAGGACAGAGAggctggtggaggaggtggaggaggacgaTGAGGACGACGAAGACTGA